In Microbacterium pumilum, the following proteins share a genomic window:
- a CDS encoding ABC transporter substrate-binding protein has product MRTSTRRGLAVASTAVITALALAACSAPSSPDTSASGDAGDFEPITDISLILQWLPQAQFAGYYIAQEKGYFEEEGFDNVEIIPTGGDIVPQDSLVAGEADFAIAWVPKVLGTLEASGVELTDIAQVFQKSGTLQVSWAGDGITSVSDFEGKKIGSWGFGNEWEIFAAMAAEDLDSTSVSITTQDFSMNALLDHDVDAAQAMTYNEWAQILEVVNPDTGELYQPEDFDVVSYQDTVGAMYQDAIWADTERLQDPAYADAAVRFLKAITKGWVFSRDNPEEAASIVYDIAVNAEAAFPVGPVHQVWQMNEVNKLIWAGGEFGVVDQALWDKTVAGALSAKNQDGIELITTEPADSAYSNEYIEKALAELKDEGVVVDGEYTPIDVTLTEGGQ; this is encoded by the coding sequence ATGAGAACCAGCACCAGACGCGGACTCGCGGTCGCATCCACCGCTGTCATCACAGCGCTCGCACTCGCAGCGTGCTCAGCCCCGTCATCCCCCGACACGAGCGCCAGCGGCGACGCCGGGGACTTCGAGCCGATCACCGACATCAGCCTGATCCTGCAGTGGCTGCCGCAGGCGCAGTTCGCGGGCTACTACATCGCGCAGGAGAAGGGCTACTTCGAGGAGGAGGGCTTCGACAACGTCGAGATCATCCCCACCGGCGGAGACATCGTCCCGCAGGACTCACTGGTCGCCGGCGAGGCCGACTTCGCCATCGCTTGGGTCCCCAAGGTGCTCGGCACGCTCGAGGCATCCGGCGTCGAACTGACCGACATCGCGCAGGTCTTCCAGAAGTCGGGCACGCTGCAGGTTTCGTGGGCCGGCGACGGGATCACATCGGTCTCCGACTTCGAAGGCAAGAAGATCGGCTCGTGGGGCTTCGGAAACGAGTGGGAGATCTTCGCAGCCATGGCAGCGGAAGACCTCGACTCGACCAGCGTGTCGATCACCACCCAGGACTTCAGCATGAACGCGCTCCTGGACCACGATGTCGACGCGGCTCAGGCGATGACCTACAACGAGTGGGCGCAGATCCTCGAGGTCGTGAACCCCGACACCGGCGAGCTCTACCAGCCCGAGGACTTCGACGTCGTCAGTTACCAAGACACCGTGGGCGCGATGTACCAGGACGCCATCTGGGCCGATACCGAGCGGCTCCAGGACCCGGCCTACGCCGACGCAGCGGTCCGCTTCCTCAAGGCCATCACCAAGGGCTGGGTCTTCTCGCGCGACAACCCGGAAGAGGCGGCATCCATCGTGTACGACATCGCGGTGAACGCCGAAGCGGCATTCCCCGTCGGCCCGGTGCACCAGGTCTGGCAGATGAACGAGGTCAACAAGCTGATCTGGGCGGGCGGCGAGTTCGGCGTCGTCGACCAGGCGCTCTGGGACAAGACGGTCGCCGGCGCTCTCTCGGCGAAGAACCAGGACGGCATCGAGCTCATCACGACCGAGCCCGCGGATTCCGCGTACTCGAACGAGTACATCGAGAAGGCTCTCGCCGAGCTCAAGGACGAGGGTGTCGTCGTCGATGGCGAGTACACGCCGATCGATGTGACCCTCACCGAGGGCGGTCAGTAG
- a CDS encoding ABC transporter permease, translating into MTTHDVRASTRERTLPGWLRFVAPIVVGALILVLWALYVALGSAPRALPGPAAIGTELVAHWDIIVEDMAVTATNALIGLVVGALLGVLLAGLAAAARPIDGMLTPLIAALAVIPIVAITPILNTMFGASSQFGRQAVATIAAFIPVFVNVLRGLRQTRPVHRDVLRATAASSSQTFRLLTLPTALPYLMTGLRIAASLAVIAALVAEYFGGPSDGIGTAIATYAKSGRAALAWAYVVGGILIGLVFFLVTSLLERLVTRHSSV; encoded by the coding sequence ATGACCACCCACGACGTGCGCGCCTCCACACGCGAGAGAACCCTGCCCGGCTGGCTGCGGTTCGTCGCGCCGATCGTGGTGGGCGCGCTCATCCTCGTGCTCTGGGCCCTGTACGTCGCCCTCGGCTCAGCTCCGAGGGCGCTGCCTGGCCCGGCAGCCATCGGCACCGAACTCGTCGCACACTGGGACATCATCGTCGAGGACATGGCGGTCACCGCGACCAACGCCCTCATCGGGCTCGTCGTGGGCGCACTCCTCGGCGTGCTGCTCGCGGGGCTCGCCGCCGCTGCCCGGCCCATCGACGGGATGCTCACACCGCTCATCGCGGCTCTCGCGGTGATCCCCATCGTCGCGATCACCCCCATCCTCAACACGATGTTCGGCGCGTCCAGCCAGTTCGGCCGGCAGGCCGTCGCGACGATCGCGGCATTCATCCCGGTGTTCGTGAACGTGCTGCGCGGCCTTCGCCAGACCCGTCCGGTCCACCGCGATGTGCTTCGGGCCACCGCCGCGTCGAGCAGCCAGACATTCCGTCTGCTCACGCTGCCCACCGCCCTGCCGTACCTCATGACCGGCCTCCGGATCGCGGCGTCCCTCGCGGTCATCGCCGCGCTGGTGGCCGAGTACTTCGGCGGTCCGTCCGACGGCATCGGCACGGCGATCGCGACCTACGCGAAATCCGGTCGTGCCGCCCTGGCCTGGGCCTATGTCGTCGGCGGCATCCTCATCGGCCTCGTGTTCTTCCTTGTGACCTCGCTGCTGGAGAGGCTGGTGACGAGGCACTCGTCGGTCTGA
- a CDS encoding sensor histidine kinase — protein MFRPLQRYQIVVDASVAAVFFLIAASVELDVIRGTIGSTTVLGAPLVILLSVLIALMFSVALAIRRLSPGLALALAWAAAAMQMSLGRPPSFADLAIFGVLYATAAYGTTRVYRAGLASALAGAIVITLYLFLGPTFAAGGLTWRSLPIAFVMLIAAAFALGLSWTLGALVRTAVRARENRRAQQRAEQEAAVEQERVRIARDMHDVVAHSLAVVIAQADGARYAAASDPAVAADALTTISATARSALADVRQLLGRLRHSQDDAPQPGLADLEALYAQVRRSGVDLRVTVDPAPSSPPAAGAQLAVYRILQEALTNALRHGAGPVEVQLAWHPDRVELAVRNALLPSSGVAAPGHGLIGMRERAQLAGGTLTAEAHDGVFVVSATLPVGDAR, from the coding sequence GTGTTCCGCCCCCTCCAGCGCTACCAGATCGTCGTCGACGCGTCGGTCGCGGCGGTGTTCTTCCTGATCGCTGCGTCGGTCGAGCTCGACGTGATCAGGGGGACGATCGGCTCGACGACCGTGCTCGGGGCGCCGCTGGTGATTCTGCTGTCGGTGCTCATCGCCCTGATGTTCAGCGTCGCGCTCGCGATCCGGCGGTTGTCGCCAGGGCTGGCGCTCGCCCTCGCGTGGGCGGCGGCCGCGATGCAGATGTCGCTCGGCAGGCCGCCGTCCTTCGCGGACCTCGCGATCTTCGGGGTGCTCTACGCGACCGCCGCGTATGGCACAACGCGCGTCTACCGGGCGGGCCTGGCATCGGCGCTGGCCGGCGCGATCGTGATCACGCTGTACCTGTTCCTCGGCCCCACGTTCGCCGCCGGCGGGCTGACCTGGCGGTCACTGCCGATCGCGTTCGTCATGCTGATCGCGGCGGCATTCGCGCTGGGGCTCTCGTGGACGCTGGGAGCGCTCGTGCGCACGGCCGTCCGCGCACGCGAGAATCGGCGCGCTCAGCAGCGCGCCGAGCAGGAGGCCGCGGTCGAGCAGGAGCGCGTGCGCATCGCCCGCGACATGCACGACGTGGTCGCGCACTCGCTGGCGGTCGTGATCGCGCAGGCCGACGGTGCGCGCTACGCCGCCGCGTCGGATCCCGCGGTGGCCGCAGACGCCCTCACCACGATCTCGGCGACCGCTCGGTCGGCACTCGCGGACGTGCGACAGCTGCTGGGCCGGCTTCGTCACAGCCAGGACGACGCTCCGCAGCCGGGCCTCGCCGACCTCGAAGCGCTCTACGCGCAGGTGCGCCGGTCGGGCGTAGACCTGCGAGTGACGGTCGACCCGGCACCGTCGTCCCCTCCGGCCGCGGGTGCGCAGCTCGCCGTGTACCGGATCCTCCAGGAGGCGCTGACCAACGCCCTGCGCCACGGCGCCGGACCTGTCGAGGTGCAGCTCGCGTGGCATCCGGATCGCGTCGAACTGGCCGTGCGCAACGCGCTCCTCCCGTCGTCAGGCGTCGCTGCGCCGGGTCACGGCCTCATCGGGATGCGCGAACGCGCGCAGCTTGCCGGCGGAACGCTGACGGCCGAGGCACATGACGGAGTCTTCGTCGTCAGCGCGACTCTGCCCGTCGGAGACGCCCGGTGA
- a CDS encoding response regulator transcription factor — protein MSVSGPIRVALVDDQALFRAGIRMLVDSQPDLQVVAEAADGREALAAVRESRPDVVLMDIRMPVMDGLTATAELLRDEHPPRIVMLTTFDLDEAAARAIRQGASGFLLKDADPEFLLAAIRTVHAGSAVIAASATRDLFAHFAQAAPAPVPAAYGDLTEREREIFALAARGLSNAEIAAREFLSEATVKTHISRILTKLALRDRVQLVVFAFEHGLA, from the coding sequence GTGAGCGTCTCCGGCCCGATCCGGGTGGCTCTGGTCGACGACCAGGCGCTGTTCCGCGCCGGCATCCGCATGCTCGTCGACTCGCAGCCCGATCTTCAGGTGGTCGCCGAGGCGGCGGACGGGCGTGAGGCGCTCGCCGCCGTGCGCGAGTCGCGCCCCGACGTGGTGCTCATGGACATCCGGATGCCGGTGATGGATGGGCTCACGGCGACGGCCGAGCTGCTGCGCGACGAGCATCCGCCGCGCATCGTGATGCTGACCACGTTCGACCTCGACGAGGCCGCAGCGCGGGCGATCCGCCAGGGTGCGAGCGGGTTCCTCCTGAAGGACGCCGACCCGGAGTTCCTCCTCGCCGCCATCCGCACGGTGCATGCCGGGTCGGCCGTGATCGCGGCATCCGCCACCCGAGACCTGTTCGCCCACTTCGCGCAGGCGGCACCGGCGCCGGTCCCCGCGGCGTACGGCGACCTCACCGAGCGGGAGCGCGAGATCTTCGCGCTCGCCGCGCGTGGCCTCTCGAACGCCGAGATCGCCGCGCGGGAATTCTTGAGCGAGGCGACCGTGAAGACGCACATCAGTCGCATCCTCACGAAGCTCGCCCTGCGAGATCGGGTGCAACTGGTGGTCTTCGCCTTCGAGCACGGCCTGGCCTGA
- a CDS encoding hemerythrin domain-containing protein encodes MPATPLPASGDFPAGTPKTCDASGMIEIHRVFRRGFGEAPELVNRVREGDSEHAAAVATQLATLSLGLHAHHEGEDARLWGALEERAPSCTPHVERMKQQHAELLVHLAAMDRALPAWRASAKESDAAPVLAALVGVNAAIAVHLPDEETNIVPVMEYTITKPEVDWFSEHGRKSIPKGQTWQQLGEILASQPDGGDEWLHKHMPAPARLLWRWVGKPKYAKHRAALERA; translated from the coding sequence ATGCCCGCCACCCCCCTCCCCGCCAGCGGTGATTTCCCGGCCGGTACTCCGAAGACCTGCGATGCCAGCGGGATGATCGAGATCCACCGGGTTTTCCGTCGCGGATTCGGCGAGGCACCAGAACTGGTGAACCGCGTCCGAGAAGGCGACAGCGAGCATGCGGCAGCCGTGGCGACCCAGCTCGCGACCCTGTCGCTCGGACTCCATGCCCACCACGAGGGCGAGGATGCGAGGCTGTGGGGCGCCCTCGAAGAGCGCGCCCCGTCCTGCACCCCGCACGTGGAGCGCATGAAGCAGCAGCATGCCGAACTGCTCGTGCACCTCGCGGCGATGGATCGCGCGCTTCCGGCATGGCGGGCATCGGCCAAGGAATCGGATGCTGCGCCGGTCCTCGCGGCGCTCGTCGGCGTGAACGCCGCGATCGCCGTGCACTTGCCCGACGAGGAGACGAACATCGTGCCGGTGATGGAGTACACCATCACGAAGCCGGAGGTGGACTGGTTCTCGGAGCACGGCCGCAAATCCATCCCGAAGGGGCAGACGTGGCAGCAGCTGGGCGAGATCCTGGCATCGCAGCCGGACGGCGGCGATGAGTGGCTGCACAAGCACATGCCCGCACCGGCACGTCTGCTGTGGCGCTGGGTCGGCAAGCCGAAGTACGCCAAGCACCGCGCCGCTCTCGAGCGCGCCTGA
- a CDS encoding nitrilase-related carbon-nitrogen hydrolase: MTTVRAAITQTTWTGDKESMLDKHEQFARDAAAQGAQVISFQELFYGPYFGITQDKKYYQYAEPADGPIVQRFAALAKELGLVSVLPIYEEEQTGVYYNTSVLVDSDGTILGKYRKHHLPHLDRFWEKFYFRPGNLGYPVFDTAVGKIGMYICYDRHFPEGWRELGLNGAHMVFNPNATKPGLSNRLWEVEGPAAAVANGYFVLQPNRVGREDNEYGDLAVDFYGTSQVIDPRGNFVGERGSGDHEELLVRDLDLDMVRQMRDDWQFYRDRRPDSYTGIAKP; encoded by the coding sequence ATGACGACGGTAAGAGCGGCCATCACCCAGACCACGTGGACAGGAGACAAGGAGTCGATGCTCGACAAGCACGAGCAGTTCGCACGGGATGCCGCGGCCCAGGGTGCGCAGGTGATCTCGTTCCAGGAGCTCTTCTATGGCCCCTACTTCGGGATCACGCAGGACAAGAAGTACTACCAATACGCCGAGCCCGCCGACGGACCCATCGTGCAGCGTTTCGCCGCCCTTGCGAAGGAGCTGGGCCTCGTGAGCGTGCTGCCGATCTACGAGGAGGAGCAGACGGGCGTGTACTACAACACCTCGGTGCTGGTCGACTCGGACGGCACGATCCTCGGCAAGTACCGCAAGCACCATCTCCCTCACCTCGACCGATTCTGGGAGAAGTTCTACTTCCGGCCGGGCAACCTCGGCTATCCCGTGTTCGACACGGCGGTCGGAAAGATCGGCATGTACATCTGCTACGACCGGCACTTTCCCGAGGGATGGCGCGAGCTCGGCCTCAACGGCGCCCACATGGTGTTCAACCCCAACGCCACCAAGCCCGGCCTGTCGAACCGGCTGTGGGAGGTGGAGGGCCCAGCGGCCGCGGTCGCCAACGGCTATTTCGTGCTGCAGCCCAACCGTGTCGGGCGCGAGGACAACGAGTACGGCGACCTCGCCGTCGACTTCTACGGAACGAGTCAGGTCATCGACCCGAGGGGCAATTTCGTGGGCGAGCGGGGCTCGGGCGATCACGAGGAGCTGCTGGTCCGCGACCTCGATCTCGACATGGTCCGTCAGATGCGGGACGACTGGCAGTTCTACCGCGACCGTCGTCCCGACTCCTACACCGGGATCGCGAAGCCGTGA
- the hydA gene encoding dihydropyrimidinase yields the protein MTTTLITGGTLVSATGRSEADVLIDGETITAVLAPGSNLLGTDVAASVDTVIDATGKYVIPGGIDAHTHMELPFGGTAAIDTFETGTRAAAWGGTTSIIDFAVQRYGERVQDGLAAWHAKAEGNCAIDYGFHQIIGGVDEDALAAMPGLIDEGITSFKLFMAYPGVFYSDDAQVLKAMQVSRDTGLLTMMHAENGPVIDVLAAQLVAEGKTDPYFHGIARAWQMEEEATHRAIMIANLTGAPLYVVHVSAKQAVEQLAAARDKGQNVFGETCPQYLYLSLEEQLGASSEEWGRFEGAKWVCSTPLRSRAEGHQDHMWQALRTNDLQMVSTDHCPFCMKDQKELGLGDFRAIPNGIGSIEHRMDLMYQGVVTGKITLERWVELTSTTPARMFGLYGRKGVIQPGADGDVVVYDPNGHTSIGVGKTHHMNMDHSAWEGFEIDGHVDTVLSRGKVIVDGGQYLGAKGDGRFVKRGLSQYLT from the coding sequence ATGACAACCACACTCATCACCGGCGGTACCCTCGTGTCGGCGACCGGCCGCAGCGAGGCCGATGTGCTCATCGACGGCGAGACGATCACCGCCGTGCTGGCTCCGGGCTCGAACCTGCTCGGGACGGATGTCGCGGCATCCGTCGACACGGTCATCGACGCCACCGGCAAGTACGTCATTCCCGGCGGGATCGACGCCCACACCCACATGGAGCTGCCGTTCGGCGGCACGGCCGCGATCGACACGTTCGAGACCGGCACCCGCGCCGCAGCATGGGGCGGCACGACATCCATCATCGACTTCGCCGTGCAGCGCTACGGCGAGCGCGTGCAGGACGGCCTCGCGGCGTGGCACGCCAAGGCTGAGGGCAACTGCGCGATCGACTACGGCTTCCACCAGATCATCGGCGGAGTCGATGAAGACGCCCTGGCGGCGATGCCGGGTCTCATCGACGAGGGCATCACGAGCTTCAAGCTGTTCATGGCGTACCCCGGCGTGTTCTATTCGGATGACGCGCAGGTGCTCAAGGCGATGCAGGTCAGCCGCGACACCGGGCTGCTGACGATGATGCATGCCGAGAACGGTCCGGTCATCGACGTGCTCGCGGCGCAGCTCGTCGCGGAAGGCAAGACCGACCCGTACTTCCACGGCATCGCGCGAGCGTGGCAGATGGAGGAGGAGGCGACGCACCGAGCGATCATGATCGCGAACCTCACCGGTGCCCCGCTGTACGTCGTTCACGTGAGCGCCAAGCAGGCCGTCGAGCAGCTGGCCGCGGCGCGCGACAAGGGCCAGAACGTGTTCGGTGAGACGTGCCCGCAGTACCTGTACCTGTCGCTCGAGGAGCAGCTCGGCGCGTCGAGCGAGGAGTGGGGACGGTTCGAGGGTGCGAAGTGGGTGTGCTCTACGCCCCTGCGCTCGCGCGCCGAGGGTCACCAGGACCACATGTGGCAGGCGCTGCGCACCAACGACCTGCAGATGGTCTCGACCGACCACTGCCCGTTCTGCATGAAGGACCAGAAGGAGCTCGGCCTCGGCGACTTCCGCGCGATCCCGAACGGCATCGGCTCGATCGAGCACCGCATGGACCTGATGTATCAGGGGGTCGTGACGGGGAAGATCACCCTCGAGCGCTGGGTCGAGCTCACCTCGACGACTCCCGCCCGCATGTTCGGGCTCTACGGCCGCAAGGGCGTGATCCAGCCAGGCGCCGACGGCGACGTCGTGGTGTACGACCCGAACGGTCATACGAGCATCGGCGTCGGCAAGACCCATCACATGAACATGGACCACTCCGCGTGGGAGGGCTTCGAGATCGACGGGCACGTCGACACCGTGCTGTCGCGGGGCAAGGTCATCGTCGACGGCGGCCAGTACCTCGGCGCCAAGGGCGACGGCCGGTTCGTCAAGCGCGGCCTCAGCCAGTACCTGACGTAG
- a CDS encoding ABC transporter permease, whose protein sequence is MTPDPPHDTTIADAATPADVLAPPPRGRLERYRGRDDPQRWYAVGWGVVGIVAVLLLWELYKFVGPANGFFIGATPGESGSGVMILPRTHDRAMPHIWDMVARLFAPTSGGDTPPLWMSVASAALVTLGIAAVGWLIGVAVGTILGMAMQRWHLVEWGLLPWIVVSQIVPLIAFAPVINAIGNQIDRGGTPWPQWLSVAIIASYLAFFPVAIGVLRGLAAPDRIHVDLMRSYAAGYWPTIKRLRFPAAVPYLLPALRLAAANAVLGAVVAEVSIGMRGGIGRMLIQLAGQASSDPAAPWGPTFGAIALGLIAAGSVALIGLWLRNYRRGESTA, encoded by the coding sequence GTGACGCCGGATCCGCCGCACGACACCACGATTGCCGACGCCGCGACACCGGCGGACGTCCTGGCCCCGCCGCCGCGCGGCCGGCTCGAGCGCTATCGCGGTCGTGATGACCCGCAGCGCTGGTACGCCGTGGGGTGGGGCGTGGTCGGCATCGTCGCGGTGCTCTTGCTGTGGGAGCTCTACAAGTTCGTCGGGCCCGCGAACGGCTTCTTCATCGGCGCGACCCCGGGCGAGTCCGGCTCAGGCGTCATGATCCTGCCGCGGACCCATGACCGGGCGATGCCGCACATCTGGGACATGGTCGCCCGCCTCTTCGCCCCCACGAGCGGCGGCGACACGCCTCCGCTCTGGATGTCGGTGGCCTCCGCCGCGCTCGTCACCCTGGGCATCGCCGCCGTCGGCTGGCTGATCGGCGTCGCGGTGGGCACCATCCTCGGCATGGCGATGCAGCGCTGGCACCTGGTCGAGTGGGGGCTGCTGCCCTGGATCGTGGTCAGCCAGATCGTGCCGCTCATCGCGTTCGCCCCGGTCATCAACGCCATCGGCAACCAGATCGACAGAGGCGGGACGCCGTGGCCGCAGTGGCTCTCGGTCGCGATCATCGCCTCGTACCTCGCGTTCTTCCCGGTGGCGATCGGGGTCCTCCGCGGACTCGCAGCTCCGGACCGCATCCACGTCGATCTCATGCGCAGCTATGCCGCGGGGTACTGGCCGACGATCAAGCGGCTGCGGTTCCCGGCCGCGGTGCCCTATCTGCTGCCCGCGCTTCGGCTCGCCGCGGCGAATGCCGTGCTCGGTGCAGTCGTCGCCGAGGTGTCGATCGGCATGCGCGGCGGCATCGGACGCATGCTCATCCAGCTGGCCGGCCAGGCCTCGAGTGACCCGGCCGCGCCGTGGGGGCCGACCTTCGGCGCCATCGCGCTCGGTCTGATCGCCGCGGGGTCCGTGGCGCTGATCGGCCTCTGGCTCAGGAACTACCGACGAGGGGAATCGACGGCATGA
- a CDS encoding ABC transporter ATP-binding protein: protein MSRQTQDAAPAPSPDAAASGLAVRAAGVGKVFPTKTGDVEALVGVDLEVAAGEFVSLIGPSGCGKSTLLRLIADLDQATGGTLEIFGKPARRARVDQDYGIAFQQSGLLPWRTVGANISLPLEVHGTSKAQRASRVTELAELVGLTEFVDRYPDQLSGGMQQRVAIARALATSPRLLLMDEPFGALDEMTREYLQTELTRITAETGAAVVFVTHSIPEAVFLSDRVVVMSPRPGRITDVITTGLGGERGESLREAPAYFDRVTAVREALHGSPVERANER, encoded by the coding sequence ATGAGCCGACAGACTCAGGATGCCGCACCGGCTCCTTCACCGGATGCGGCAGCATCAGGACTCGCCGTCCGGGCCGCAGGGGTGGGCAAGGTCTTCCCCACCAAGACCGGCGACGTCGAAGCCCTCGTGGGCGTCGACCTCGAGGTCGCCGCGGGCGAGTTCGTCTCGCTCATCGGCCCGTCCGGGTGCGGCAAGTCGACGCTGCTGCGGCTGATCGCGGATCTCGACCAGGCGACCGGCGGCACGCTCGAGATCTTCGGCAAGCCCGCGCGCCGCGCGCGCGTCGATCAGGACTACGGCATCGCCTTCCAGCAGTCGGGGCTGCTGCCGTGGCGCACGGTGGGCGCGAACATCTCGCTCCCGCTCGAGGTGCACGGCACCTCCAAGGCGCAGCGCGCCTCGCGAGTCACGGAGCTCGCCGAACTCGTCGGGCTGACCGAGTTCGTGGATCGCTACCCCGACCAGCTGTCGGGCGGGATGCAGCAGCGCGTCGCGATCGCGCGGGCCCTGGCGACCAGCCCGCGCCTGCTGCTCATGGACGAGCCGTTCGGCGCGCTCGACGAGATGACCCGTGAGTACCTGCAGACCGAGCTCACCCGGATCACGGCCGAGACCGGTGCAGCCGTCGTCTTCGTCACCCACTCGATTCCCGAGGCGGTCTTCCTGTCGGATCGCGTTGTCGTCATGAGCCCGCGACCGGGCAGGATCACGGACGTCATCACGACCGGGCTCGGCGGCGAGCGCGGCGAGAGCCTTCGCGAGGCACCGGCGTACTTCGACCGTGTGACCGCCGTGCGCGAGGCGCTGCACGGATCACCGGTCGAGAGGGCGAACGAGCGATGA
- a CDS encoding phosphatase PAP2 family protein, producing the protein MRLTTPRHSASTRRRARTMPRWMRRIDRAANRRINASRSWHAHDRGYSGLSRAADQGVLWYAIAALLFVLGRRRAALRGIGSMIIAGVVSDVIVKSLFDGRRPPFSEVPVARRLRAYPTTPSFPSGHSASAAGFATGVALESGVAGLVVAPLAAAVAYSRMHVGAHWLSDVIGGVGVGVGVAVLGRLIASAAGFVRGLVADRRAHPSPVQVDRD; encoded by the coding sequence ATGCGCCTGACCACCCCACGGCATTCGGCCTCCACGCGCCGGCGAGCACGGACGATGCCGCGATGGATGCGTCGCATCGATCGCGCCGCGAACCGGCGCATCAACGCGTCACGCTCCTGGCACGCCCACGATCGCGGCTACAGCGGCCTCAGCCGCGCCGCCGACCAGGGCGTGCTCTGGTACGCGATAGCGGCGCTGCTGTTCGTGCTCGGCCGCCGACGCGCAGCGCTGCGCGGAATCGGATCGATGATCATCGCGGGCGTCGTATCGGACGTCATCGTCAAGAGCCTGTTCGATGGGCGACGGCCCCCCTTCAGCGAGGTTCCCGTCGCCCGGCGGCTGCGCGCCTACCCGACCACGCCGTCGTTCCCGTCGGGCCACTCGGCGAGCGCGGCCGGTTTCGCAACCGGCGTCGCCCTCGAGTCCGGCGTCGCGGGGCTCGTCGTCGCCCCACTCGCCGCCGCAGTGGCCTACTCGCGGATGCACGTCGGTGCGCATTGGCTCTCGGACGTGATCGGCGGCGTCGGTGTCGGGGTCGGGGTCGCGGTGCTCGGCCGGCTCATCGCATCCGCGGCGGGGTTCGTTCGCGGCCTTGTCGCGGACCGCCGCGCGCATCCCTCCCCGGTACAGGTCGACCGCGACTAA
- a CDS encoding TIGR03842 family LLM class F420-dependent oxidoreductase — protein sequence MDFGVVLQTNPPAARTVQLSKLAEAHGFSHVWTFDSHLLWEEPYVIHSAILAETKRITVGPFVTNPATRDWTVTASVFATLNEMYGNRTVCGIGRGDSAVRVTNGAPVSMAELRESIHVIRELANSRPVEYKGATLQFPWSRGSELEVWVAAYGPMALKLAGEVGDGYILQLADVDIAAWMIKTVKDAAAAAGRDPDSLAFCVAAPMYIGEDWEHMRDQCRWFGGMVGNHVADIVSKYGHHGAVPDALTDYIAGRQGYDYNSHGKAENDHVDFVPDEIVDRFCILGTAEQHIAKLEQLRALGVTQFAGYLQHDSKEETMRVYGETVIPALSSHVTAKL from the coding sequence ATGGACTTCGGAGTCGTTCTCCAGACCAATCCACCGGCCGCGCGCACGGTGCAGCTGTCGAAGCTCGCCGAGGCGCACGGCTTCAGCCACGTGTGGACGTTCGACTCGCACCTGCTGTGGGAGGAGCCCTACGTCATCCACTCGGCGATCCTCGCCGAGACGAAGCGCATCACGGTCGGCCCGTTCGTCACGAACCCCGCGACGCGCGACTGGACGGTGACGGCATCCGTCTTCGCCACGCTCAACGAGATGTACGGCAACCGCACCGTCTGCGGCATCGGGCGCGGCGATTCGGCGGTGCGGGTCACGAACGGGGCGCCGGTGTCGATGGCCGAGCTGCGCGAGTCGATCCACGTGATCCGCGAGCTCGCGAACTCGCGCCCGGTCGAGTACAAGGGCGCGACCCTGCAGTTCCCGTGGAGCCGCGGCTCCGAGCTCGAGGTCTGGGTGGCCGCGTACGGTCCGATGGCGCTCAAGCTCGCGGGCGAGGTCGGCGACGGCTACATCCTGCAACTCGCGGACGTCGACATCGCTGCGTGGATGATCAAGACGGTGAAGGATGCCGCAGCCGCGGCAGGGCGCGACCCCGACTCGCTCGCCTTCTGCGTCGCGGCCCCGATGTACATCGGCGAGGACTGGGAGCACATGCGCGACCAGTGCCGGTGGTTCGGCGGGATGGTGGGAAACCACGTCGCCGACATCGTGTCGAAGTACGGCCACCACGGAGCCGTTCCCGATGCGCTGACCGATTACATCGCCGGTCGGCAGGGCTACGACTACAACTCCCACGGCAAAGCCGAGAACGACCACGTCGACTTCGTGCCCGACGAGATCGTCGACCGCTTCTGCATCCTGGGCACGGCTGAGCAGCACATCGCCAAACTCGAGCAGCTGCGTGCGCTCGGCGTCACCCAGTTCGCGGGCTACCTGCAGCACGACAGCAAGGAAGAGACGATGCGGGTGTACGGCGAGACGGTCATCCCTGCCCTCTCCAGCCATGTGACGGCGAAGCTGTGA